In Fusarium oxysporum Fo47 chromosome VII, complete sequence, the following proteins share a genomic window:
- a CDS encoding uncharacterized protein (expressed protein) translates to MFSSITAITIFIFGLSAFSHGVSNLISPRKALTAKQLPESALPALNGFSVAIIGIGIYYMLAAYQENRGFFALTLTRFITARIFWLQGPPWRVIAKWEAFSAVLTAAALFYESYWGRFGGWGYGEPMMYEDSAYGYGEHVLV, encoded by the coding sequence ATGTTTAGCTCCATTACCGCTATAACAATCTTCATTTTTGGCCTCAGCGCCTTCAGCCACGGTGTCAGCAATCTCATCTCCCCACGCAAGGCTCTCACTGCAAAGCAACTACCGGAGTCAGCCCTCCCCGCACTCAATGGCTTCTCGGTCGCTATCATCGGAATTGGCATTTACTACATGCTAGCTGCCTACCAGGAGAACCGCGGCTTCTTTGCGCTCACACTGACGCGGTTCATTACAGCAAGAATCTTTTGGCTACAAGGTCCTCCTTGGAGGGTGATTGCTAAGTGGGAGGCATTTTCGGCTGTGCTCACAGCTGCTGCGCTTTTTTACGAGAGCTATTGGGGGAGGTTTGGAGGATGGGGTTATGGAGAACCTATGATGTATGAAGATTCTGCATATGGATATGGAGAACATGTGCTTGTGTAA
- a CDS encoding uncharacterized protein (expressed protein) has product MYVCMYVCMCIFRRGGLRPRKVPFCGTGRAELGVSVYDLITQSYWIGRGLVVLDAKLDFPVKRISCKTRKQTTPSSISSAQTAHRIEPVTRQREDQARLRNRSHKISLLSGRSWWACGRGNSRLPSSGHGQMKGEPRKKIRQKKTNMKNNERRRGASASCVGLD; this is encoded by the coding sequence atgtatgtatgtatgtatgtatgcaTGTGTATTTTTCGTCGGGGAGGCCTTCGGCCCCGAAAAGTCCCCTTCTGtggcacaggacgtgctgagctaggGGTCTCTGTCTATGATCTAATTACACAATCCTATTGGATAGGGAGAGGCTTAGTCGTTCTCGATGCGAAATTAGACTTCCCCGTCAAGCGCATTTCCTGCAAAACACGAAAACAGACCACAccatccagcatatcatcggcacaaacGGCGCATCGTATCGAACCTgttacccgtcagcgggaGGACCAGGCGCGGCTGAGAAACAGAAGCCACAAGATAAGCCTGTTGTCAGGGAGGTCGTGGTGGGCCTGTGGGCGCGGCAACTCGAGGCTGCCCTCGAGTGGTCACGGCCAGATGAAGGGCGAGCCTCGTAAGAAGATTAggcaaaagaaaacaaacaTGAAGAATAATGAAAGGAGGAGGGGCGCGAGTGCGTCCTGTGTTGGTCTCGACTAG
- a CDS encoding Glyoxalase/Bleomycin resistance protein/Dihydroxybiphenyl dioxygenase, protein MYLNTLGHISLGVRDYEASKAFYDVVLAPLGLKLVYQSTATAPRTLGYGPDPDDELINLFEYKDSATAPGPGCHIAFKAPTRQAVRDFYEAAVRCGGKSNGEPGLRIHYGPTYFAAFVIDPDGWRLEAVCKSDESEHS, encoded by the coding sequence ATGTATTTAAACACACTTGGGCATATATCGCTAGGTGTTCGGGATTATGAAGCCTCCAAAGCCTTCTACGATGTTGTGTTGGCACCCCTCGGGCTAAAGCTCGTTTACCAAAGCACGGCCACTGCACCACGCACACTTGGGTATGGGCCAGATCCGGACGACGAGCTGATCAACCTGTTCGAATATAAAGATTCCGCGACGGCGCCGGGACCAGGATGTCACATCGCCTTTAAGGCGCCGACCCGACAGGCTGTGCGGGATTTCTACGAAGCAGCGGTGCGATGCGGCGGGAAGAGCAACGGCGAGCCGGGGTTGAGGATTCACTATGGCCCGACATACTTTGCAGCCTTTGTTATCGACCCGGATGGATGGAGATTAGAAGCTGTTTGCAAGTCGGACGAGTCGGAACATTCTTAA
- a CDS encoding thioredoxin-like protein codes for MANCNIQLTIDIGCPWCYLGWNRLRRAVALYRDQASDATADTVTIVYRYISIDPTLPKVPVSQREHLLKKMLPETIDTVHSAMKSMGQKEGIKYNFNSKIGNTRDIHRLMYLARSKSPEVEERLLSIVFKSHFEEEGDITCHDTLVSYAGKAGISGADVRSWLDNGGGENEFEQDKLESRTTDITSVPHMLINGRSVSKGVPEVEVLLQMFTKQFSH; via the exons ATGGCCAACTGCAATATTCAGTTGACGATCGACATTGGCTGTCCATGG TGTTACCTAGGCTGGAATCGTCTTCGAAGAGCGGTTGCTTTATACCGAGACCAGGCTTCAGATGCCACTGCCGATACCGTCACCATCGTTTATCGTTACATATCGATCGATCCGACTCTGCCCAAGGTCCCTGTTAGCCAAAGAGAGCACTTGCTGAAAAAGATGCTCCCGGAAACGATTGACACAGTTCACTCGGCGATGAAGTCTATGGGCCAAAAAGAAGGTATCAAGTACAACTTCAACAGCAAGATTGGGAACACGAGAGATATCCATAGACTTATGTACCTCGCAAGGTCAAAGTCGCCTGAGGTTGAAGAACGTCTGTTGTCGATTGTCTTCAAGTCACActtcgaggaagaaggcgataTCACCTGTCATGATACTCTAGTCTCTTATGCTGGAAAGGCCGGTATTAGCGGAGCAGATGTTAGGAGCTGGCTTGATAACGGTGGAGGAGAAAATGAGTTCGAGCAGGACAAACTGGAATCGCGCACGACCGACATCACTTCTGTTCCACACATGCTGATAAACGGAAGATCTGTATCCAAGGGTGTGCCTGAAGTCGAGGTCTTGTTGCAGATGTTTACCAAGCAATTCAGCCATTAA